One Alnus glutinosa chromosome 3, dhAlnGlut1.1, whole genome shotgun sequence genomic region harbors:
- the LOC133862949 gene encoding mediator of RNA polymerase II transcription subunit 15a-like isoform X2, whose translation MDTNNWRPDPSQGPIGGGAEAVGGGAEPTMDTGDWRTQLPPDSRQRIVNKIMDTLKRHLPVSSQLKTIATRFEEKIYAAATSQSDYLRKISLKMLTLETKSQNPIANSLPSNAVVSSNKPPDPVSLDSTSQTGHANGVDWQEVVYQKRNSMVTNNWSPNPSQGPLGGGAGVEAIGGGGEPTMDTGDWRTQLSLDSRQRIVNKIMDTLRRHLPVSGQEGLLELKKIAIKFEEKIYAAAISQSDYLRKISLKMLTMETKSQNPIANSLPSNADVSSNKPPYPVHNQGQSPPNPLLADQSQACQQLSSQNIQNSIPSTEVPISANFPSAMPPISGLNQTSIRNVVGQDMNVQNIFGTSQNLVFANNQWQMQGRHQEVPLQQQQSQNPQQNLYQQQLQQQLLKQKLQQGSIPHLLVQPHIQQKKTQQLQQQQNLLGANQLQSSQQSVMRTSFFVQPSVTQSYPLSGLQQNQQPSIQQATQSMVQQYPQSVLMQQQQPQQAAVLHQHQTPMQQQPVLPPQQQLMGQLSNASNMQQDLLLSQWSGVGNMQQHQQQLGFRSTISVLQRQQPQLLGTQSINSSMQTNHHPEHMLQQSGFLLQSQSQQSTPDLLPTRGKQLQSQRQPPQQQRQQLIYQIQSQPSELHQEPNSLHRDLLLHRLQASGQESSFKYHIWLLFGLVIICTSIYFIFKILGDS comes from the exons ATGGATACCAATAATTGGAGGCCCGATCCGAGTCAAGGCCCCATAGGAGGAGGAGCAGAAGCAGTCGGAGGCGGGGCAGAGCCCACCATGGACACCGGCGATTGGAGGACCCAATTGCCGCCCGATTCTCGTCAAAGAATTGTGAACAAAAT AATGGACACGTTGAAGAGGCATCTTCCAGTTTCCAGCCAACTCAAGACCATAGCCACAAGGTTTGAGGAAAAGATTTATGCTGCTGCCACAAGCCAG TCAGATTATTTACGAAAAATATCTCTGAAGATGCTTACATTGGAAACTAAGTCTCAGAATCCTATAGCCAATTCTTTGCCATCCAATGCTGTTGTCAGTAGCAATAAGCCCCCGGATCCAG TGTCTCTAGATTCCACGTCTCAGACAGGACATGCAAATGGGGTTGATTGGCAAGAGGTGGTTTATCAAAAG AGAAATTCAATGGTTACCAATAATTGGAGTCCCAATCCGAGTCAAGGCCCCTTAGGAGGAGGAGCAGGAGTAGAAGCAATCGGTGGCGGCGGAGAACCCACAATGGACACCGGCGATTGGAGGACCCAATTGTCACTCGATTCTCGTCAAAGAATTGTGAACAAAAt AATGGACACATTGAGGAGGCATCTTCCAGTTTCCGGCCAAGAGGGATTACTTGAACTCAAGAAAATAGCCATAAAGTTTGAGGAAAAGATTTATGCTGCTGCCATAAGCCAG TCAGATTATTTACGAAAAATATCTCTGAAGATGCTTACAATGGAAACTAAGTCTCAGAATCCTATAGCCAATTCTTTGCCATCCAATGCTGATGTCAGTAGCAATAAGCCCCCATATCCAG TTCATAATCAGGGGCAATCACCTCCTAACCCACTTTTGGCTGATCAGTCTCAAGCATGCCAACAACTGTCATCCCAAAATATTCAGAATAGCATTCCATCTACTGAAGTTCCAATCAGTGCCAATTTTCCATCTGCAATGCCTCCAATCTCTGGTTTAAACCAGACTTCTATCCGAAATGTTGTTGGTCAGGATATGAATGTGCAGAATATATTTGGCACTTCACAAAACTTGGTGTTTGCAAATAATCAGTGGCAGATGCAAGGAAGGCATCAAGAAGTTCCCCTGCAGCAGCAACAGTCGCAGAATCCACAGCAGAATCTTTACCAGCAGCAGTTGCAACAGCAGCTTTTAAAGCAGAAGTTACAGCAGGGAAGTATCCCACATTTACTCGTGCAACCGCACATCCAGCAAAAGAAAACACAGCAACTGCAGCAGCAGCAAAATCTATTAGGGGCCAATCAGTTGCAATCTTCTCAGCAATCAGTCATGCGAACATCATTTTTTGTGCAGCCTTCTGTGACGCAATCGTATCCTCTCTCTGGTCTTCAGCAGAATCAGCAGCCATCTATTCAACAGGCAACACAGTCTATGGTTCAGCAATACCCTCAATCAGTTCTCATGCAGCAGCAACAGCCACAACAGGCTGCTGTTCTTCATCAACATCAAACACCGATGCAGCAGCAGCCAGTATTGCCTCCTCAGCAGCAGCTGATGGGCCAACTGTCAAATGCTTCAAATATGCAACAGGACTTATTACTTTCACAATGGAGTGGTGTTGGGAACATGCAGCAGCATCAGCAGCAGTTGGGCTTTCGAAGTACTATTTCTGTGTTACAGCGCCAGCAACCACAGTTGCTTGGAACTCAGTCTATTAACTCAAGTATGCAAACTAATCATCACCCAGAACACATGCTACAACAGTCTGGGTTTCTGCTTCAGTCACAATCACAGCAGAGCACACCCGATTTACTACCAACTCGAGGGAAGCAGTTACAATCACAGCGACAGCCACCACAGCAACAGCGGCAGCAATTGATATATCAGATTCAGTCCCAACCTTCAGAGTTGCACCAGGAACCAAATTCATTGCATAGGGATCTGTTGTTGCATAGGCTTCAAGCATCGGGCCAAGAATCAAGCTTCAAGTATCACATTTGGCTTTTATTTGGTTTAGTAATTATATGCACTTCAATTTATTTCATATTCAAGATTTTGGGTGATAGCTAA
- the LOC133862949 gene encoding mediator of RNA polymerase II transcription subunit 15a-like isoform X1, which yields MDTNNWRPDPSQGPIGGGAEAVGGGAEPTMDTGDWRTQLPPDSRQRIVNKIMDTLKRHLPVSSQLKTIATRFEEKIYAAATSQSDYLRKISLKMLTLETKSQNPIANSLPSNAVVSSNKPPDPVSLDSTSQTGHANGVDWQEVVYQKRNSMVTNNWSPNPSQGPLGGGAGVEAIGGGGEPTMDTGDWRTQLSLDSRQRIVNKIMDTLRRHLPVSGQEGLLELKKIAIKFEEKIYAAAISQSDYLRKISLKMLTMETKSQNPIANSLPSNADVSSNKPPYPGMHGLQFQVHNQGQSPPNPLLADQSQACQQLSSQNIQNSIPSTEVPISANFPSAMPPISGLNQTSIRNVVGQDMNVQNIFGTSQNLVFANNQWQMQGRHQEVPLQQQQSQNPQQNLYQQQLQQQLLKQKLQQGSIPHLLVQPHIQQKKTQQLQQQQNLLGANQLQSSQQSVMRTSFFVQPSVTQSYPLSGLQQNQQPSIQQATQSMVQQYPQSVLMQQQQPQQAAVLHQHQTPMQQQPVLPPQQQLMGQLSNASNMQQDLLLSQWSGVGNMQQHQQQLGFRSTISVLQRQQPQLLGTQSINSSMQTNHHPEHMLQQSGFLLQSQSQQSTPDLLPTRGKQLQSQRQPPQQQRQQLIYQIQSQPSELHQEPNSLHRDLLLHRLQASGQESSFKYHIWLLFGLVIICTSIYFIFKILGDS from the exons ATGGATACCAATAATTGGAGGCCCGATCCGAGTCAAGGCCCCATAGGAGGAGGAGCAGAAGCAGTCGGAGGCGGGGCAGAGCCCACCATGGACACCGGCGATTGGAGGACCCAATTGCCGCCCGATTCTCGTCAAAGAATTGTGAACAAAAT AATGGACACGTTGAAGAGGCATCTTCCAGTTTCCAGCCAACTCAAGACCATAGCCACAAGGTTTGAGGAAAAGATTTATGCTGCTGCCACAAGCCAG TCAGATTATTTACGAAAAATATCTCTGAAGATGCTTACATTGGAAACTAAGTCTCAGAATCCTATAGCCAATTCTTTGCCATCCAATGCTGTTGTCAGTAGCAATAAGCCCCCGGATCCAG TGTCTCTAGATTCCACGTCTCAGACAGGACATGCAAATGGGGTTGATTGGCAAGAGGTGGTTTATCAAAAG AGAAATTCAATGGTTACCAATAATTGGAGTCCCAATCCGAGTCAAGGCCCCTTAGGAGGAGGAGCAGGAGTAGAAGCAATCGGTGGCGGCGGAGAACCCACAATGGACACCGGCGATTGGAGGACCCAATTGTCACTCGATTCTCGTCAAAGAATTGTGAACAAAAt AATGGACACATTGAGGAGGCATCTTCCAGTTTCCGGCCAAGAGGGATTACTTGAACTCAAGAAAATAGCCATAAAGTTTGAGGAAAAGATTTATGCTGCTGCCATAAGCCAG TCAGATTATTTACGAAAAATATCTCTGAAGATGCTTACAATGGAAACTAAGTCTCAGAATCCTATAGCCAATTCTTTGCCATCCAATGCTGATGTCAGTAGCAATAAGCCCCCATATCCAGG GATGCATGGTCTGCAATTTCAAGTTCATAATCAGGGGCAATCACCTCCTAACCCACTTTTGGCTGATCAGTCTCAAGCATGCCAACAACTGTCATCCCAAAATATTCAGAATAGCATTCCATCTACTGAAGTTCCAATCAGTGCCAATTTTCCATCTGCAATGCCTCCAATCTCTGGTTTAAACCAGACTTCTATCCGAAATGTTGTTGGTCAGGATATGAATGTGCAGAATATATTTGGCACTTCACAAAACTTGGTGTTTGCAAATAATCAGTGGCAGATGCAAGGAAGGCATCAAGAAGTTCCCCTGCAGCAGCAACAGTCGCAGAATCCACAGCAGAATCTTTACCAGCAGCAGTTGCAACAGCAGCTTTTAAAGCAGAAGTTACAGCAGGGAAGTATCCCACATTTACTCGTGCAACCGCACATCCAGCAAAAGAAAACACAGCAACTGCAGCAGCAGCAAAATCTATTAGGGGCCAATCAGTTGCAATCTTCTCAGCAATCAGTCATGCGAACATCATTTTTTGTGCAGCCTTCTGTGACGCAATCGTATCCTCTCTCTGGTCTTCAGCAGAATCAGCAGCCATCTATTCAACAGGCAACACAGTCTATGGTTCAGCAATACCCTCAATCAGTTCTCATGCAGCAGCAACAGCCACAACAGGCTGCTGTTCTTCATCAACATCAAACACCGATGCAGCAGCAGCCAGTATTGCCTCCTCAGCAGCAGCTGATGGGCCAACTGTCAAATGCTTCAAATATGCAACAGGACTTATTACTTTCACAATGGAGTGGTGTTGGGAACATGCAGCAGCATCAGCAGCAGTTGGGCTTTCGAAGTACTATTTCTGTGTTACAGCGCCAGCAACCACAGTTGCTTGGAACTCAGTCTATTAACTCAAGTATGCAAACTAATCATCACCCAGAACACATGCTACAACAGTCTGGGTTTCTGCTTCAGTCACAATCACAGCAGAGCACACCCGATTTACTACCAACTCGAGGGAAGCAGTTACAATCACAGCGACAGCCACCACAGCAACAGCGGCAGCAATTGATATATCAGATTCAGTCCCAACCTTCAGAGTTGCACCAGGAACCAAATTCATTGCATAGGGATCTGTTGTTGCATAGGCTTCAAGCATCGGGCCAAGAATCAAGCTTCAAGTATCACATTTGGCTTTTATTTGGTTTAGTAATTATATGCACTTCAATTTATTTCATATTCAAGATTTTGGGTGATAGCTAA